One genomic segment of Ignavibacteriales bacterium includes these proteins:
- a CDS encoding DUF1573 domain-containing protein, protein MFVNTYRILFIIVFFLLFSMNLFPQTQWGFQTSGTIQNLNSVSFFDTSYGVAVGDSGKILFTSNGGYNWSVRFGERYMDSNDVVYADSQSVFAAGYQVCMDGECGMVYRSTDRGLNWQTKPQPVSRINALTFNSTTNGLGVGHAYSYWDQRGWAYNFRFKNNDSIWKSFMVMCNDTSTDEVMTDVSYPDTNFCVAITQQGNIYRLMRDTLTDRDKIFGNSYWRLLGNFPYELNSIHFVDTTIGTIVGSSGNIWKTTDGGLNWESQISGTSQNLNSVFFLNSAEGYIAGDGGTILHTINGGSTWSIEISGTIQNLRKIYFIDSKHGWVVGGNGLILKRAKFKNLVLPQTEIKFGKIIERESRTDSIVLMNTGSDSMTISKIQSDNSEFVSTQSNLILLPGQVMTVNISFSPLSPGSKSGHIIFTHNAPSSPDTVFVEGMALDYDTMVVTVNPKWNLVSNPRLADNDSTHILFPSAISKTYKYDQTLGYQESPRIENGIGYWIKFNSYEEFNIPGVVNTIDTIEVNEGWNLIGSISKPIATSSIIQVPTNIVDSEYFGFEDGYKITDVIIPGKAYWVKVNMNGKLILISP, encoded by the coding sequence TAGGTGATAGCGGAAAAATTCTATTTACTTCAAATGGAGGTTATAACTGGTCTGTTCGTTTTGGTGAGAGGTATATGGATTCCAACGATGTTGTATACGCAGATTCTCAATCTGTATTCGCCGCAGGTTATCAAGTCTGTATGGATGGGGAATGTGGAATGGTATATCGCTCAACTGATCGAGGTTTAAACTGGCAAACCAAACCCCAGCCGGTTTCTAGAATTAATGCCTTGACTTTCAACTCTACGACAAATGGATTGGGTGTTGGTCATGCTTATAGTTATTGGGACCAACGGGGTTGGGCTTATAATTTCAGGTTTAAGAATAATGATAGTATTTGGAAATCATTCATGGTTATGTGTAACGATACTTCCACGGACGAAGTGATGACAGATGTATCTTATCCCGACACAAACTTCTGTGTTGCAATAACCCAACAAGGAAATATTTATCGGTTAATGAGGGACACATTAACAGATAGAGATAAAATATTCGGAAACAGTTACTGGAGATTGTTAGGCAATTTTCCATACGAGCTAAACAGTATTCATTTTGTCGATACAACAATTGGTACGATTGTAGGAAGCAGTGGGAATATATGGAAAACAACCGATGGTGGATTAAATTGGGAATCTCAAATTAGCGGCACTTCTCAAAACCTGAATAGTGTTTTTTTCTTAAATTCTGCCGAAGGATATATTGCTGGAGATGGTGGAACCATTTTACATACGATAAACGGTGGTAGTACCTGGTCGATTGAAATTAGCGGTACGATTCAGAATTTAAGAAAAATATATTTTATCGATTCAAAACATGGTTGGGTGGTCGGAGGTAATGGATTAATACTTAAGAGAGCTAAATTTAAAAATCTTGTATTACCACAAACCGAAATAAAATTCGGTAAAATTATAGAAAGAGAATCAAGAACAGATAGTATTGTTTTAATGAATACCGGATCTGATTCTATGACGATCTCAAAAATACAATCTGACAACAGCGAATTTGTTTCAACCCAAAGTAATTTAATTCTTCTTCCCGGTCAGGTTATGACTGTTAATATATCATTTTCACCTCTGAGTCCCGGTTCGAAAAGCGGTCACATTATCTTCACACACAATGCACCATCATCCCCCGATACTGTTTTTGTTGAAGGAATGGCATTAGATTACGATACTATGGTAGTTACAGTTAATCCAAAATGGAATCTCGTTTCGAACCCGCGACTTGCGGACAACGATTCAACCCACATTCTTTTTCCATCAGCAATCTCCAAAACATATAAGTATGATCAAACCTTGGGTTATCAGGAATCTCCAAGAATTGAGAATGGGATTGGATATTGGATCAAATTTAATTCTTACGAAGAGTTTAATATTCCAGGAGTTGTTAATACGATTGATACAATTGAAGTGAATGAAGGATGGAATCTCATAGGATCGATTTCTAAACCTATCGCAACAAGCAGTATCATTCAAGTACCTACAAATATTGTAGATTCTGAATATTTCGGTTTTGAAGATGGATACAAAATTACCGATGTGATTATTCCCGGAAAAGCTTATTGGGTTAAGGTAAATATGAATGGCAAGTTGATTCTAATATCTCCTTAA